A genome region from Streptomyces sp. NBC_00239 includes the following:
- a CDS encoding PrpF domain-containing protein has translation MIGHLAHAAGSPCPTVVLDSRQAPREEGALVEHLTAVRGHLSAAGGGHVLKMALVRPAEHPMFDLDYRFAQALPAGPDRFDLRGSCGHSILAAVVSAARCGMLPPLVRGARIRVHVLNTADSVVCDVEEAGADGARFTVSFVQPRAVPFAELLPDETPRTVLEAGGVRHEVSLVSAGNPYVFVDARTLGIADQRELFAAGPELFDRLVGIRLAAAERLGLPPTGAFPKVAALLPGEDGGIAARAVSVPAWHPTLALTGAICLGAAAGIPGTLAQDIAKEGGHTPGAPLALTTPGGRTAVTAVAGESAHGPALAWATVAHKQVSFQGSITLAPLDQRQPKEVDSCRALSTAA, from the coding sequence ATGATCGGACACCTCGCCCACGCGGCAGGCAGCCCCTGCCCCACCGTCGTCCTCGACAGCAGACAGGCCCCCCGCGAGGAGGGCGCGCTCGTCGAGCACCTGACCGCGGTACGCGGCCACCTCAGCGCCGCCGGCGGCGGCCACGTCCTGAAGATGGCGCTCGTGCGCCCCGCCGAACACCCCATGTTCGACCTCGACTACCGCTTCGCGCAGGCGCTGCCCGCCGGCCCCGACCGCTTCGACCTGCGCGGCTCCTGCGGCCACTCGATCCTCGCCGCGGTCGTCTCCGCCGCCCGCTGCGGGATGCTGCCGCCGCTCGTCCGGGGCGCCCGGATCCGGGTGCACGTCCTCAACACCGCGGACAGCGTCGTCTGCGACGTCGAGGAGGCCGGCGCGGACGGCGCCCGGTTCACCGTCAGCTTCGTCCAGCCCCGCGCGGTGCCCTTCGCGGAGCTGCTGCCCGACGAGACGCCCCGTACGGTCCTGGAGGCCGGCGGCGTCCGGCACGAGGTGTCGCTGGTGTCCGCGGGCAACCCGTACGTCTTCGTCGACGCGCGCACCCTCGGCATCGCGGACCAGCGCGAGCTGTTCGCCGCCGGACCCGAACTCTTCGACCGGCTCGTGGGGATCCGGCTCGCGGCCGCCGAACGGCTGGGCCTGCCCCCGACCGGCGCCTTCCCGAAGGTCGCCGCCCTGCTGCCCGGCGAGGACGGCGGCATCGCCGCCCGCGCCGTGTCGGTGCCCGCCTGGCACCCCACCCTCGCCCTCACCGGGGCCATCTGCCTGGGCGCCGCCGCCGGCATCCCCGGCACCCTCGCCCAGGACATCGCGAAAGAGGGCGGGCACACCCCCGGCGCCCCCCTCGCCCTCACCACGCCCGGCGGCCGCACCGCGGTCACCGCAGTGGCCGGCGAGAGCGCCCACGGCCCGGCCCTCGCCTGGGCCACCGTCGCCCACAAGCAGGTCAGCTTCCAGGGCTCCATCACGCTCGCACCGCTGGACCAGCGGCAACCCAAGGAGGTCGACTCATGCCGGGCACTGTCAACGGCGGCCTGA
- the asnB gene encoding asparagine synthase (glutamine-hydrolyzing), producing the protein MCRIHGYFNTTATARDMRTVAHLQRHGGPDGTGQLTAPRWGLGNNRLALVDLDGGAQPYTGREGRIQVVFNGEIYNHNELRRRLEKKGHTFPDRCDGGILPALYEEYGEAFTEQLDGMYAVAVLDLRTTPTLLLATDHIGMKPLYYRWDPAARSLHFASEIPALLGFGGSARPDPRGLDAYLATRTPFGSDTMVDGVSVLPPATTLTCVLGGVPRTTVRTPADPAARTLLSPALEDHALDVRGTLRHETARLLQADVPVAVITSGGLDSSLVTALACEHGPLHSFNIAYKGRWPFDERHYAREVAQHAGTVHHQVELDPAGFPQLIEETVRHLGQPNADPITLSSHALFAAVHQAGFKAVLTGDAADEVFGGYERMRAAAVAAASGRAWSGAYLDHLAVLPARLRHTLYTAEYRAFVQDTPPIPPAALEALLRGETTVQRRITDFELGLRLPAYHLRRVDHLSMAHSVEARLPFCQPSVVALGRRLPDRLRIHRGQVKRTLYAAAAGLLPASVLERPKQPFTLPVTAMLTPGSALWEYARDSLHPRLLAAGGQLAPDAVEDLFARQAATPDDTTALTLWALLVHEVWRAALPAARRPAEAAA; encoded by the coding sequence ATGTGCCGCATCCACGGATACTTCAACACCACGGCGACCGCGCGGGACATGCGCACCGTCGCCCACCTCCAGCGCCACGGCGGCCCGGACGGCACCGGGCAGCTGACGGCCCCCCGCTGGGGCCTGGGCAACAACCGGCTCGCCCTCGTCGACCTCGACGGCGGGGCCCAGCCCTACACCGGCCGCGAGGGCCGCATCCAGGTCGTCTTCAACGGCGAGATCTACAACCACAACGAGCTGCGCCGCCGGCTGGAGAAGAAGGGCCACACCTTCCCCGACCGCTGCGACGGCGGCATCCTGCCCGCCCTGTACGAGGAGTACGGCGAGGCGTTCACCGAGCAGCTCGACGGCATGTACGCCGTCGCCGTACTCGACCTGCGCACCACGCCCACCCTCCTCCTGGCCACCGACCACATCGGCATGAAGCCGCTGTACTACCGGTGGGACCCGGCGGCCCGCTCCCTGCACTTCGCCTCCGAGATCCCCGCGCTCCTCGGCTTCGGCGGCTCCGCCCGCCCCGACCCGCGCGGACTCGACGCCTACCTCGCCACCCGCACCCCCTTCGGCAGCGACACCATGGTCGACGGCGTCAGCGTGCTGCCCCCGGCCACCACCCTCACCTGCGTCCTGGGCGGCGTACCCCGCACCACCGTCCGCACCCCCGCCGACCCGGCCGCCCGCACCCTGCTGAGCCCCGCGCTGGAGGACCACGCCCTCGACGTCCGCGGCACCCTGCGCCACGAGACCGCCCGGCTGCTCCAGGCCGACGTGCCGGTGGCCGTCATCACCTCCGGCGGCCTCGACTCCAGCCTCGTCACCGCGCTGGCCTGCGAACACGGCCCGCTGCACTCCTTCAACATCGCCTACAAGGGCCGCTGGCCCTTCGACGAGCGCCACTACGCCCGCGAGGTCGCCCAGCACGCCGGCACCGTCCACCACCAGGTCGAACTCGACCCCGCCGGCTTCCCGCAGCTCATCGAGGAGACCGTCCGCCACCTCGGGCAGCCCAACGCCGACCCCATCACCCTCAGCAGCCACGCCCTGTTCGCCGCCGTCCACCAGGCCGGCTTCAAGGCCGTACTGACCGGCGACGCCGCCGACGAGGTCTTCGGCGGATACGAGCGGATGCGCGCCGCCGCGGTGGCCGCCGCCTCCGGCCGCGCCTGGTCCGGCGCCTACCTCGACCACCTCGCCGTCCTGCCGGCCCGGCTGCGCCACACCCTCTACACCGCCGAGTACCGGGCCTTCGTCCAGGACACCCCGCCGATCCCGCCCGCCGCCCTGGAGGCCCTGCTGCGCGGCGAGACCACCGTCCAGCGCCGGATCACCGACTTCGAACTCGGCCTGCGGCTGCCCGCCTACCACCTGCGCCGCGTCGACCACCTGAGCATGGCCCACTCCGTCGAGGCCCGGCTGCCGTTCTGCCAGCCGTCCGTCGTCGCCCTGGGCCGCCGGCTCCCCGACCGGCTGCGCATCCACCGCGGCCAGGTCAAACGGACCCTGTACGCGGCCGCCGCCGGACTGCTGCCCGCCAGCGTCCTGGAGCGCCCCAAGCAGCCCTTCACCCTGCCCGTCACCGCCATGCTGACGCCCGGCAGCGCCCTGTGGGAGTACGCCCGCGACAGCCTGCACCCCCGGCTCCTCGCCGCCGGCGGCCAACTCGCCCCCGACGCGGTCGAGGACCTCTTCGCCCGGCAGGCCGCCACCCCCGACGACACCACCGCCCTCACCCTGTGGGCCCTGCTCGTCCACGAGGTGTGGCGGGCCGCGCTGCCCGCCGCCCGCCGCCCCGCGGAGGCCGCCGCATGA
- a CDS encoding PLP-dependent cysteine synthase family protein: MTVTASHHPVAAHRVARSLDELVGNTPLLQVALPGLPDHTRLLAKLELFNPLSSVKDRPALYMLRQAEESGLLPATGGTVIECSSGSTGISLAAMCAVRGHRCIIVMPDNATEERRLILNELGAEVILVDHRDGLPAAWTFAENLQRTLPGSYLAHQDENPANTRAHYETTGPELWQATGGDIDVLVCGVGTGGTLTGTARYLKERRDVHVVAVEPERSAVLSGGEAGPHGIPGIGAGYVSAITDLALIDEIVPVPDAAAAATAREVTRASGLLVGVSSGAAAWAARHVAGRFHRAGATVVTVFPDTGERYLSTGRAA, translated from the coding sequence ATGACCGTCACCGCGTCGCACCACCCGGTGGCCGCCCACCGCGTCGCCCGGTCCCTGGACGAACTGGTCGGGAACACCCCGCTGCTACAGGTCGCCCTGCCCGGACTGCCGGACCACACCCGGCTCCTGGCCAAGCTCGAACTGTTCAACCCCCTGTCCAGCGTGAAGGACCGCCCCGCGCTGTACATGCTGCGCCAGGCCGAGGAGTCGGGCCTGCTGCCCGCCACCGGCGGCACCGTCATCGAGTGCTCCTCCGGCAGCACCGGCATCTCGCTCGCCGCGATGTGCGCCGTCCGCGGCCACCGCTGCATCATCGTGATGCCCGACAACGCCACCGAGGAACGCCGGCTGATCCTGAACGAGCTGGGCGCCGAGGTCATCCTCGTCGACCACCGCGACGGACTGCCGGCCGCCTGGACGTTCGCCGAGAACCTCCAGCGCACCCTGCCCGGCTCCTACCTCGCCCACCAGGACGAGAACCCCGCCAACACCCGCGCCCACTACGAGACCACCGGACCCGAACTGTGGCAGGCCACCGGCGGCGACATCGACGTCCTGGTCTGCGGGGTCGGCACCGGCGGCACCCTGACGGGCACGGCCCGCTACCTCAAGGAACGCCGGGACGTGCACGTCGTCGCCGTCGAACCGGAGCGCTCGGCCGTCCTGTCCGGCGGCGAGGCCGGCCCGCACGGCATCCCCGGCATCGGCGCCGGCTACGTCTCCGCGATCACCGACCTCGCCCTCATCGACGAGATCGTCCCGGTGCCCGACGCCGCCGCGGCCGCCACCGCCCGCGAGGTCACCCGCGCCAGCGGCCTCCTCGTGGGCGTCTCCTCGGGCGCCGCCGCCTGGGCCGCCCGGCACGTCGCAGGCCGCTTCCACCGGGCCGGCGCCACCGTCGTCACCGTGTTCCCCGACACCGGGGAGCGCTACCTGTCCACCGGTCGAGCGGCCTGA
- a CDS encoding HpcH/HpaI aldolase family protein, with amino-acid sequence MSRPADPGRPAGTGRPAPGADLDPARFVTRLRAGEPLVGYWIACDNPVGTERIAGLGYDYIGVDGQHGVLHQPGWQAAMLAVDARHRSAGVIRVPSVDPVAIGIALDTGARAVIVPMVDTPEQAATAVRACRHWPHGTRSLGGPVRAELRLGSVPAELDAAVACIVMIETADALANLDAICATPGLDAVYVGPADLGNALGARYFGDPAVAGDLAKALRTITETARRAGIACGIHCLNGADAARRLDEGFTFVTVSSDITHLQEAAAAHLAAAHDRAAA; translated from the coding sequence ATGAGCCGCCCCGCAGACCCCGGCCGTCCCGCCGGCACCGGCCGCCCCGCCCCCGGCGCCGACCTCGACCCCGCCAGATTCGTCACCCGGCTGCGCGCCGGCGAGCCCCTCGTCGGCTACTGGATCGCCTGTGACAACCCCGTCGGCACCGAGCGCATCGCCGGTCTCGGCTACGACTACATCGGCGTCGACGGCCAGCACGGCGTCCTGCACCAGCCCGGCTGGCAGGCCGCGATGCTCGCCGTCGACGCCCGCCACCGCTCCGCCGGCGTCATCCGGGTCCCCTCCGTCGACCCCGTCGCCATCGGCATCGCCCTGGACACCGGCGCCCGCGCCGTGATCGTGCCCATGGTCGACACCCCCGAGCAGGCCGCCACCGCCGTCCGCGCCTGCCGGCACTGGCCGCACGGCACCCGCAGCCTGGGCGGCCCGGTACGCGCCGAACTGCGCCTGGGCTCCGTACCCGCCGAACTCGACGCCGCCGTCGCCTGCATCGTCATGATCGAGACCGCCGACGCCCTGGCCAACCTCGACGCGATCTGCGCGACCCCCGGCCTCGACGCCGTCTACGTGGGCCCCGCAGACCTCGGCAACGCGCTCGGCGCCCGCTACTTCGGGGACCCCGCCGTCGCCGGCGACCTCGCCAAGGCCCTGCGGACCATCACCGAGACCGCCCGCCGGGCCGGCATCGCCTGCGGCATCCACTGCCTGAACGGCGCCGACGCCGCCCGCCGGCTGGACGAGGGCTTCACCTTCGTCACCGTCTCCAGCGACATCACGCACCTCCAGGAAGCCGCCGCCGCCCACCTGGCGGCCGCACACGACCGGGCCGCGGCCTGA
- a CDS encoding MFS transporter, with protein sequence MKFRELHPNIRLRIGVGFVQRLLAVMLVPLLVVHLAKLYGAATAGVLTVVVAFAAIASNFLGGHLADVYGRRPLLVIGELGATVTFVLLAVANSPWWESGPVTFALFLLNTCLANVATPAADAMMVDVSTTENRPLVYTINYWSINLAFTFGALAGGFLYGEHFFALLTGAAVLSAATTFVFWRWVSETAPEGSRESATGIPAMLRGYLAVAKDLIFLRLLSVAVLTRAIEVQIGYYIAVRLADEFPEQTLAGLGDWARVDGVEMLGVLRAVNTALVVGLALFAGRLFGKLSDRTRLYAGIGAFTAGYMVWAVSNSAWPLIAAAVVLTIGELANVPIKQAILADLVPPAARTKYMAAYGLNARIGLVVGSVSVVVGAYLPPAGMAVLYAVWGLGAIFMYRSLLRVRAERQAEAESSTAAVAA encoded by the coding sequence ATGAAGTTCCGGGAACTGCACCCGAATATCAGGCTCCGCATCGGTGTGGGCTTCGTGCAGCGCCTGCTCGCCGTCATGCTGGTTCCGCTGCTCGTCGTCCACCTGGCGAAGCTGTACGGAGCGGCGACAGCGGGCGTCCTCACCGTGGTGGTGGCCTTCGCGGCCATCGCCAGCAATTTCCTCGGCGGGCACCTCGCCGACGTGTACGGCCGCCGGCCGCTGCTCGTCATCGGCGAGCTCGGCGCCACCGTCACCTTCGTGCTGCTCGCCGTGGCCAATTCGCCGTGGTGGGAGTCGGGCCCGGTGACGTTCGCGCTGTTCCTGCTGAACACCTGCCTGGCGAACGTCGCCACACCGGCAGCCGACGCGATGATGGTCGACGTCTCCACGACGGAGAACCGGCCACTCGTCTACACGATCAACTACTGGTCGATCAACCTCGCCTTCACCTTCGGCGCACTCGCCGGCGGTTTCCTCTACGGCGAGCACTTCTTCGCGCTCCTCACCGGCGCGGCCGTACTCAGTGCGGCCACCACCTTCGTTTTCTGGCGCTGGGTGTCCGAAACCGCCCCCGAAGGCTCCAGGGAATCCGCCACCGGAATTCCCGCCATGCTGCGCGGATATCTCGCCGTCGCCAAGGACCTGATCTTCCTGCGGCTGCTGAGCGTCGCCGTGCTCACCCGCGCCATCGAGGTGCAGATCGGCTACTACATCGCCGTCCGGCTCGCCGACGAGTTCCCCGAGCAGACCCTCGCCGGGCTCGGCGACTGGGCGCGCGTGGACGGCGTGGAGATGCTCGGCGTGCTGCGCGCCGTCAACACCGCCCTGGTCGTCGGCCTGGCCCTCTTCGCCGGCCGGCTCTTCGGCAAACTCTCCGACCGCACCCGCCTGTACGCGGGCATCGGCGCCTTCACCGCCGGCTACATGGTCTGGGCGGTCAGCAACTCCGCCTGGCCGCTGATCGCCGCCGCCGTGGTGCTCACCATCGGCGAACTGGCCAACGTCCCCATCAAGCAGGCGATCCTCGCCGACCTCGTCCCCCCGGCCGCGCGCACCAAGTACATGGCCGCGTACGGGCTCAACGCCCGCATCGGCCTGGTCGTCGGCTCCGTCTCGGTGGTCGTCGGCGCCTACCTGCCGCCCGCCGGCATGGCCGTGCTCTACGCCGTCTGGGGCCTGGGCGCCATCTTCATGTACCGCTCCCTGCTGCGGGTCCGCGCCGAACGGCAGGCCGAGGCCGAGAGCTCCACCGCGGCGGTCGCCGCCTGA